From the Lepidochelys kempii isolate rLepKem1 chromosome 2, rLepKem1.hap2, whole genome shotgun sequence genome, one window contains:
- the LOC140906643 gene encoding uncharacterized protein codes for MQSSSAQVTMMESQNRKRAPAWTEREVRDLIAVWGEESVLSELRSSFRNAKTFVKISQGMKDRGHNRDPKQCRVKLKELRQAYQKTREANSRSGSEPQTCRFYDELNAILGGSATTTPAVLFDSFNGDGGNTEVGFGDEEDDDEEEVVDSSQQASGETGFPDSQELFLTLDLEPVPPEPTQGCLLDPAGGEGTSAACVSMITGSSPSQRLVKLRKKKKRTRDEMFSELMLSSHTERAQTNAWRQIMSECRKVQNDREERWRAEESKWWAEESKWRAEDRAEAQMWRQRDERRQDSMLRLLQDQTSMLQCMVELQQRQLEHRLPLLPLCNQPPSSPSSIASTPRRPRTRWGGLRPTSHSTTEDCPKKRRLSFNKY; via the exons atgcagagctcatcagcacaggtgaccatgatggagtcccagaatcgcaaaagagctccagcatggaccgaacgggaggtacgggatctgatcgctgtatggggagaggaatccgtgctatcagaactccgttccagttttcgaaatgccaaaacctttgtgaaaatctcccagggcatgaaggacagaggtcataacagggacccgaagcagtgccgcgtgaaactgaaggagctgaggcaagcctaccagaaaaccagagaggcgaacagccgctctgggtcagagccccaaacatgccgcttctatgatgagctgaatgccattttagggggttcagccaccactaccccagccgtgttgtttgactccttcaatggagatggaggcaatacggaagtaggttttggggacgaagaagatgatgatgaggaggaggttgtagatagctcacagcaagcaagtggagaaaccggttttcccgacagccaggaactgtttctcaccctagacctggagccagtaccccccgaacccacccaaggctgcctcctggacccagcaggcggagaagggacctctg ctgcatgtgtttcaatgatcacaggatcttctccttcccagaggctagtgaagcttagaaagaaaaaaaaacgcactcgcgatgaaatgttctccgagctcatgctgtcctcccacactgaaagagcacagacgaatgcgtggaggcaaataatgtcagagtgcaggaaagtacaaaatgaccgggaggagaggtggagggctgaagagagtaagtggtgggctgaagagagtaagtggcgggctgaagacagggctgaagctcaaatgtggcggcagcgtgatgagaggaggcaggattcaatgctgaggctgctgcaggaccaaaccagtatgctccagtgtatggttgagctgcagcaaaggcagctggagcacagactgccactgctgcccctctgtaaccaaccgccctcctccccaagttccatagcctccacacccagacgcccaagaacgcggtgggggggcctccggccaaccagccactccaccacagaggattgcccaaaaaaaagaaggctgtcattcaataaatattaa